From Topomyia yanbarensis strain Yona2022 chromosome 1, ASM3024719v1, whole genome shotgun sequence, one genomic window encodes:
- the LOC131682455 gene encoding uncharacterized protein LOC131682455, whose amino-acid sequence MASEEIPGQLPVASSHHFLQKLAGAELNSDDFELEITAGSNKGDNYSCSIYQGRAICRRTGKQVSIIAKLPPQSEQRRKQFFVRDCFEREISVYNEIFPMMMEFQRSKGVKPEDSFHQVPHCLESSFVDHEEALFMRDLKEEGFRMVDRHKDMSLEHYQLMMRALARLHATSFALKDQHPEKMERFRSMPDVLALPAANALMGPWFTQMAARALELLDEQKEPVVYHRTKKALATSWPEVTSDLYTGENAEPYAVIGHGDCWHNNLLYKYEDDTAIDIRLLDWQCSRYASPVVDLMYFIFIASSKAFRDRHYEQLLDYYHRNLSDHIRRLGSDPERLFPRAAFDQQLLRFGRTGLIMATIGLPVITTKNEDVPNLEEWTEQIDAGLDVSKSFSSKGMETTYRRNMTDCCRDMVRLGYI is encoded by the exons ATGGCATCGGAGGAAATCCCCGGTCAACTACCGGTCGCTTCCAGTCACCACTTTCTGCAAAAGCTGGCAGGTGCCGAACTTAATTCCGACGATTTCGAACTGGAGATTACGGCCGGTTCGAACAAGGGTGACAATTACAGCTGTAGCATCTACCAGGGGCGGGCTATTTGCCGTCGAACCGGTAAACAGGTGAGCATCATCGCGAAACTTCCACCTCAGAGTGAGCAACGGCGGAAGCAGTTTTTTGTGCGGGATTGCTTCGAGCGGGAGATTAGCGTTTACAACGAAATTTTCCCCATGATGATGGAGTTTCAACGATCCAAGGGGGTGAAACCGGAGGACTCGTTCCATCAGGTTCCGCATTGCCTCGAGAGTAGTTTCGTAGACCATGAGGAGGCTCTTTTCATGCGGGATTTGAAAGAGGAGGGATTTCGAATGGTCGATCGGCACAAGGATATGAGTTTGGAACATTATCAGCTGATGATGAGGGCTTTGGCTCGCCTACATGCGACATCGTTTGCGTTGAAGGATCAACATCCGGAAAAGATGGAACGATTTAGGAGCATGCCGGACGTATTGGCCCTTCCGGCTGCTAATGCGCTGATGGGACCGTGGTTTACTCAGATGGCCGCCAGAGCCTTGGAACTACTGGATGAGCAGAAAGAACCGGTTGTTTACCATAGGACCAAAAAGGCTTTGGCCACGTCGTGGCCTGAAGTGACGAGTGATTTATATACGGGTGAGAATGCCGAACCTTATGCGGTCATCGGACATGGTGACTGTTGGCACAATAATCTACTGTACAAGTATGAG GACGACACCGCAATCGACATTCGCCTACTAGATTGGCAATGCTCCCGATACGCCTCACCGGTAGTCGATCTGATGTACTTTATCTTCATCGCATCTAGCAAAGCCTTTCGCGACCGGCACTACGAACAACTATTGGATTACTACCACCGCAATCTGTCGGACCATATACGCCGGCTCGGATCCGATCCGGAGCGGTTGTTCCCTCGGGCGGCATTCGATCAACAGCTGCTCCGGTTCGGTCGTACCGGACTGATTATGGCCACCATTGGGCTTCCGGTTATTACCACCAAAAACGAAGATGTGCCCAATTTGGAAGAATGGACCGAACAGATTGACGCCGGTCTCGATGTGTCGAAAAGTTTCAGCTCCAAAGGTATGGAGACAACGTACCGGCGGAATATGACCGACTGCTGCCGGGATATGGTTCGGTTGGGGTATATTTAG
- the LOC131682462 gene encoding uncharacterized protein LOC131682462, producing the protein MAPEEITDQLPVPSSHRMLQELVRAELNTDEFTLDISAGSNKGDNYSCIIYRGRATCRRTGKQVSVIVKIPPQNEIRRKQFFVRPSFEREISVYNEIFPLIMEFQRSKGLTVEDSFHQVPHYLGSSLVDHEEVLLMRDLKEEGFRMVDRHKDMSLEHYQLMMRALARLHATSFVLKDQQPEKMERFKGMPDLLGLPDTSPTMASIFSQMAARAMTLLNENNEPDVFQRTKKILTMSWDEIMDDVYNGKPAEPFAVIGHGDSWHNNLLYKYEDDTAIDIRLLDWQCCRYTSPVVDLMYFIFIASSKAFRDRHYEHLLDFYHRNLSDHIRRLGSDPERLFPRTALDQQLLRFGRAGLIMAAICLPIIAT; encoded by the exons ATGGCACCGGAGGAAATCACCGATCAACTACCCGTACCCTCCAGCCACCGTATGCTGCAGGAACTGGTACGTGCCGAGCTTAACACGGACGAATTCACGCTGGACATTTCGGCCGGTTCCAACAAAGGTGACAATTACAGCTGCATCATCTACCGCGGGAGGGCTACCTGCCGTCGAACCGGTAAACAGGTGAGCGTGATCGTGAAAATTCCACCCCAGAACGAAATACGCCGGAAGCAGTTCTTTGTGCGACCTAGCTTCGAGCGGGAGATCAGTGTTTACAACGAGATTTTCCCTCTGATAATGGAGTTTCAACGATCCAAGGGATTGACAGTGGAAGATTCGTTCCATCAGGTTCCGCATTACTTGGGGAGTTCTTTGGTGGATCACGAGGAAGTTCTTTTGATGCGGGATTTAAAAGAGGAAGGATTTCGAATGGTCGATCGACACAAGGATATGAGTTTGGAACATTATCAGCTGATGATGAGGGCTTTGGCTCGCCTACATGCGACATCGTTTGTGTTGAAGGATCAACAGCCGGAAAAGATGGAACGGTTTAAAGGTATGCCGGACCTATTGGGCCTACCGGATACTAGTCCAACGATGGCATCAATATTTTCTCAAATGGCCGCCAGAGCTATGACACTTTTGAATGAGAACAATGAACCAGATGTTTTCCAACGTACAAAAAAGATCTTGACGATGTCGTGGGACGAAATCATGGATGATGTGTACAACGGCAAGCCTGCCGAGCCTTTTGCGGTCATCGGGCACGGCGACAGTTGGCATAACAATCTACTGTACAAGTATGAG GATGACACCGCAATCGACATTCGCCTGCTGGACTGGCAATGCTGCCGATATACCTCACCGGTAGTCGATCTGATGTACTTTATTTTCATCGCTTCTAGTAAAGCCTTTCGCGACCGGCACTATGAACATCTGTTGGACTTCTACCACCGCAATCTGTCGGACCATATACGAAGGCTCGGATCCGATCCAGAGCGATTGTTCCCTCGAACCGCTCTGGATCAGCAACTGCTCCGATTTGGTCGCGCTGGACTAATTATGGCCGCTATCTGTCTTCCGATAATCGCTACCTAA